In Toxoplasma gondii ME49 chromosome VIII, whole genome shotgun sequence, a single genomic region encodes these proteins:
- a CDS encoding hypothetical protein (encoded by transcript TGME49_270680) — protein MLAPIDRRGERFCEKAEEKEECQLWVLSQILRNHYFCLRQNEVAEVEFFILWPRVLDQDHLPGSLLDLGVATDHNSCVSFIRFQTSVRKLPSRVSSTTSPHLGKNYRLLYSCIRASSFHSPGARLFVLHRYCLRRGLLYTVAKPSVWSPTTLPCRLACLLSEEAQSRRPFTASLSLSRSQFFPLFPFRGEAGIDTAPVVLCCRFVLFSFGHLQGQGTTEWWNAWRIVSLRYRSLSMQKSCSLQRLDLAPQ, from the coding sequence ATGCTGGCGCCAATCGACAGGAGGGGAGAACGTTTCTgtgagaaggcagaggagaaggaagagtgCCAGTTGTGGGTCCTCAGCCAAATCTTGAGAAATCACTACTTCTGTTTACGCCAGAATGAGGTCGCTGAAGTCGAGTTTTTTATCCTGTGGCCCCGGGTACTGGACCAAGATCACTTGCCCGGCAGTCTTCTCGATTTAGGTGTGGCGACGGATCACAACTCCTGTGTGTCCTTTATTCGTTTCCAAACCTCTGTGCGAAAACTACCTTCACGTGTCTCTTCGACGACGTCCCCACATCTGGGAAAGAACTATCGTTTACTATACTCTTGTATTCGTGCTTCAAGCTTCCACAGTCCGGGGGCCCGCCTCTTTGTACTGCATCGTTACTGTCTCCGTCGGGGCTTGCTCTACACAGTGGCCAAGCCAAGTGTTTGGAGTCCAACTACTTTGCCGTGCCGGCTGGCGTGTTTGCTTTCCGAAGAAGCACAGTCTAGAAGGCCATTTactgcgtctctttcgctgtctaGGTCTCAgtttttccctcttttcccgttcagaggagaggcaggaatCGACACGGCTCCCGTCGTCCTCTGCTGCCGTTTTGTCCTTTTCTCGTTTGGGCACCTGCAGGGTCAGGGAACGACAGAGTGGTGGAATGCGTGGCGGATTGTGTCGCTCAGATATCGCAGTTTGTCCATGCAAAAGAGTTGTTCACTTCAAAGACTCGACCTCGCGCCCCAATGA
- a CDS encoding hypothetical protein (encoded by transcript TGME49_270670~Predicted trans-membrane domain (TMHMM2.0):58-81:1098-1121) translates to MAGSKGDETPAGSAAAPSRGKRMEAVEIRRKSPSRSRVRTPPSMRCSTARQSSCGGGQLSWIVIVIFVVEAFCFFSLGTIFCYYFWGDRSSGHHSRDALASTGAVGPNLSSVAGTDAPGDTTSVASPPAARLGSGGKPWGRKIPGGLPNLLGEGEDLPFDRRHLQSFFARSEKTRATETPLPWGDDGEHAFESPSLTEHLASSFGELPAAVVAPGISERRLEEDDSSMGSEPSEDDGSAADDTVTYIPPHRTGNDIDGQAEDTTLSPQHTTAWDASSSWSRDTQKSMFTEEYELSNEMWGHSETSSDNGEEEEDEQYLFDDAQSRKPKGLLPETESQKHPAAAGRPEPVERNDVGPSSGSVESGAQAKGSGTKSSQPARGNRPKRRLHRKRESSPDVSEEEVAGSESDKVVRVESAVLPSSPVAPDKEVDTDGGVAAKNLPRKDSDPKKKREEGSHAGFDERVVGHGVMRRMRVTRESLARIAKKKLRQFHCDMHRQQVCDYLKSDDQQYRVWFTLSVLYGLEWPFYSYADGGGSHFLQELLDHTRDFGPPAGASSLVRRRYEHFRECGMPQAFESGLKTLMDTLPSGAEFPSVLKKAAKDVRLRKVLFGMGDVHVPFDGVTTLAHVFDMVEDAMGLAWGKAVFLGQDPTAPTHCKPFSLDELYYKYMFAFSESRRYFSMVILLSRAMRQHVTQKPHNGIILLLVEQPHVSSSTSTPSPVAQMSAKSSHFPRRLSAMLSSNGHGLRSRGGWGGRRIPQIGTGDFDPDALQRLHDFQMLQEEVRQSILMKLESAIIRFYPTSKTMRRDIVKLPDVRVSGFFFRSADGWTHEKGLVGLEIDFTLMERFKEQTPPNGVLIQVTLLDLWATQPIEEWPDVMDPSKKLVSSYTATQLLKSELQWDQSLASFEWGRTKFIYSTVSEVFEYEKIDTVNRVSFDPDIQVMLLQSYSDFVANGKEDGMMAMIIEVLQRKPLGHSGVPREFRADRIVLQGTATPLEQRGGGKGQLYRKMQFGAGIDYGEVLQIEKAIRQHTVMLHIKILGLGHAAAEDWRGLKAHEILNRLAQRLRGTFEIHYVNPGKMPESPQVATRSVKCTNVIPDWILAMAVFATASFFIIFIILMMYHRKLDVPWWLSCWCSRFSPWEKDTADKQSTCPSDMESSRGEGDVDHVRSPGVSDDEDEAEDPGTKRSMACIIEEDYEWGEYGHAGDLTRASVHGSRDRSSFEHVVDPSLRSPYAGPSRPGSGCGSNFGIAAGFHQSSSSSVGLARNPSRGYDDVNMGHPVAPRGVLNSMPVVRTPTLTRAVSRRLGAESGFSTPNGSNI, encoded by the exons ATGGCGGGGTCGAAAGGCGACGAAACTCCCGCGGGCAGCGCGGCAGCGCCGAGTCGAGGCAAGCGAATGGAAGCCGTGGAGATTCGCCGGAAGTCGCCCTCTCGGAGTCGTGTGAGGACACCGCCGTCTATGCGTTGCTCCACAGCGCGACAGTCTTCTTGCGGCGGCGGCCAACTGTCGTGGATCGTCATTGTTATCTTCGTTGTCGaagccttctgcttcttctctctcggcacTATCTTCTGCTACTACTTCTGGGGCGACCGTTCCAGCGGCCACCATTCCAGGGacgctctcgcctccaccGGCGCGGTCGGCCCAAacctttcttctgtggcaGGGACAGATGCCCCGGGAGACACCACCTCTGTAGCGTCTCCGCCTGCAGCCCGGCTTGGCAGCGGCGGAAAGCCGTGGGGTAGGAAAATCCCTGGGGGCCTTCCCAACCTTCtgggcgagggagaagacctGCCTTTCGATCGCAGGCATCTCCAATCTTTCTTTGCTCGCAGTGAAAAGACCCgtgcgacggagacgccgtTGCCTTGGGGTGACGACGGGGAGCATGCCTTCGAGTCGCCCTCTCTCACCGAGCATCTTGCGTCCTCGTTCGGGGAGCTCCCGGCCGCTGTGGTAGCCCCTGGAATCTCAGAGCGGCGTCTCGAGGAGGATGACTCCTCCATGGGGAGCGAGCCCTCCGAGGACGACGGGAGCGCGGCAGACGACACCGTCACATACATCCCGCCGCATCGGACAGGAAATGACATCGACGGCCAGGCGGAAGACACCACCCTGTCGCCCCAGCACACGACGGCCTGGGACGCGTCGTCGTCTTGGAGTCGGGACACCCAGAAGAGCATGTTCACCGAAGAGTACGAACTGTCGAATGAAATGTGGGGACACTCGGAGACCAGCAGCGAcaacggcgaagaagaagaagacgaacagtACCTCTTCGACGACGCCCAGAGCCGAAAACCGAAAGGCTTGCTCCCCGAGACTGAGTCCCAAAAGCACCCCGCCGCAGCTGGCCGCCCCGAGCCTGTAGAGCGAAACGACGTAGGCCCTAGCTCCGGGTCCGTCGAGTCGGGAGCCCAGGCGAAAGGCTCTGGAACCAAGAGCTCTCAACCTGCGCGAGGCAACCGACCTAAACGCCGACTCCACCGAAAGCGTGAGAGCAGTCCTGACGTTTCCGAAGAAGAGGTTGCGGGGTCCGAAAGCGACAAAGTTGTCCGCGTGGAGTCCGCGGTGCTGCCCTCTTCCCCCGTGGCGCCAGACAAGGAAGTCGATACCGATGGGGGAGTTGCGGCGAAGAATCTTCcgagaaaagacagcgatccgaagaaaaagagagaagaaggatcACACGCTGGCTTTGACGAGCGTGTAGTCGGCCATGGGGTCATGCGTCGGATGAGAGTGACGCGAGAAAGTCTCGCCAGAATCGccaagaagaagctgc GGCAATTCCACTGCGACATGCACCGGCAACAAGTTTGCGACTACCTCAAGTCTGACGATCAGCAGTACCGCGTCTGGTTCACCCTGTCAGTTCTGTACGGCCTCGAGTGGCCCTTCTACTCGTACGCGGATGGCGGTGGCAGTCATTTTCTTCAAGAGCTCCTCGATCACACGCGCGACTTCGGGCCTCCCGCGGGGGCCAGTTCCCTTGTTCGTAGGCGCTACGAACACTTCCGAGAGTGTGGAATGCCTCAGGCCTTCGAGAGTGGG CTCAAAACGCTGATGGATACTCTGCCGTCGGGGGCCGAGTTTCCCAGTGTTCTcaagaaggcggcgaaggacGTTCGCTTGCGCAAGGTTCTCTTCGGCATGGGAGATGTCCACGTTCCTTTCGACGGGGTGACCACTCTTGCTCACGTCTTTGATATGGTGGAAGATGCTATGGGCCTCGCCTGGGGGAAGGCTGTTTTCCTTGGACAAGATCCTACTGCCCCGACTCACTGTAAAC ctttctctctcgatgaACTGTATTATAAGTACATGTTCGCTTTCAGTGAAAGTCGGCGGTATTTCTCCATGGTTATCCTGCTCAGCCGAGCAATGCGACAACATGTCACTCAGAA ACCCCACAACGGTATCATACTTCTTCTCGTTGAGCAGCCTCACGTCTCCAGCAGCACTTCGACACCCTCGCCAGTTGCGCAAATGTCCGCGAAATCTTCCCACTTCCcgcggcgcctctctgcaATGCTCTCGAGCAATGGGCATGGGCTGCGTTCAAGAGGGGGTTGGGGAGGACGCCGAATTCCCCAGATAGGGACAGGTGACTTCGATCCAGACGCTCTCCAGCGTTTGCATGATTTCCAGATGCTGCAGGAGGAAGTCAGACAAAGTATTCTCATGAAACTGGAAAGCGCGATCATCCGATTCTACCCCACAAGCAAAACGATGCGAAGAGACATCGTCAAGCTTCCGGATGTCCGTGTCTcaggtttcttcttccgctctgcAGATGGCTGGACACATGAGAAAGGTCTTGTGGGGCTGGAAATCGACTTCACGCTGATGGAGAGGTTCAAGGAGCAAACACCTCCGAATGGCGTTTTGATTCAGGTCACCTTGTTGGACTTGTGGGCAACACAACCTATCGAGGAGTGGCCAGACGTCATGGATCCTTCGAAGAAACTTGTTTCCTCGTACACTGCGACGCAGCTGCTCAAATCGGAACTACAGTGGGACCAGTCGCTGGCAAGTTTTGAGTGGGGTAGGACGAAATTCATTTACTCGACCGTCTCTGAGGTGTTTGAATATGAGAAAATCGACACGGTGAATCGCGTCAGCTTCGACCCAGACATTCAAGTCATGCTGCTGCAAAGCTACAGTGATTTTGTCGCAAACGGCAAGGAAGACGGCATGATGGCGATGATCATCGAGGTCCTCCAGCGCAAGCCGCTCGGCCACTCTGGGGTTCCCCGAGAGTTCCGAGCAGACCGCATAGTCCTGCAAGGCACAGCGACTCCCCTCGAGCAGCGTGGAGGTGGGAAAGGGCAGCTGTATAGAAAGATGCAGTTCGGCGCGGGAATTGACTACGGTGAAGTTCTGCAGATCGAGAAGGCGATTCGACAGCACACGGTCATGTTGCACATCAAAATCCTTGGCTTGGGACACGCAGCCGCGGAAGACTGGCGCGGTCTGAAGGCGCACGAAATCCTCAATCGTCTCGCCCAACGGCTCCGAGGAACCTTCGAAATCCACTACGTTAATCCGGGGAAAATGCCAGAAAGT CCTCAGGTAGCTACGCGGTCGGTGAAGTGCACCAACGTGATTCCAGACTGGATCCTCGCTATGGCTGTCTTTGCGACGGCGTCCTTCTTTATCATCTTCATCATTCTGATGATGTACCACCGTAAGCTGGATGTGCCCTGGTGGCTCTCGTGTTGGTGTAGCCGGTTCTCGCCGTGGGAGAAGGACACTGCAGACAAGCAAAGCACCTGTCCAAGTGATATGGAGAGCAgccgaggcgaaggcgatgTGGACCATGTGCGTAGTCCTGGTGTAAGTGACgatgaagacgaggcagaggatCCAGGAACGAAGCGGTCGATGGCATGCATAATAGAAGAGGATTACGAATGGGGAGAGTATGGGCATGCAGGCGATCTTACACGCGCAAGTGTGCATGGCTCTCGGGATCGTAGCTCTTTCGAGCATGTGGTTGACCCTTCCTTACGGTCACCCTACGCTGGCCCTTCCAGGCCTGGAAGCGGCTGCGGCAGTAACTTCGGAATCGCTGCGGGGTTCCACCAGAGTTCATCTTCAAGTGTGGGACTCGCCAGAAATCCTTCCAGAGGCTATGATGATGTCAACATGGGGCACCCAGTCGCGCCACGAGGTGTGTTGAATTCGATGCCAGTTGTCCGCACGCCTACTCTGACAAGAGCCGTATCACGGCGATTGGGCGCAGAATCAGGTTTCAGCACTCCAAATGGATCCAATATATAA
- a CDS encoding hypothetical protein (encoded by transcript TGME49_270660), whose product MADSADVPCSYTDTDADASISRPKVDFNPVPTYIRDSLLAAKRQLVDDPPRTGDEHQWSTAFSTPVASVNVSAPYSRCFEDSVLLSNSGIRPEDVNAAAEAPWNCDHCFVKHAVQVIGKDNTDFIRYRPVHANAVQENAETSALSWSPTSAAYIPTCVGPHDQPVDSDSSFQDEVTRFARKYAEHLTLHRPDSRSPSPKGVPLSMVGILYTQHLLSRQLNVLFIAQQAAADYTSNLYQTASRVVLLKRTPHPQASIPDDNGIIYASLAETIRESSHEQEKRFARSKAGITALVASELDLLPPHTSVEQEGPDLQNPENGHRHVHVGQPVGGLIEDKKLRTRDYQEGLKTKEETPASCAFGEWVHERKRLNAEYGCFRNCCIS is encoded by the coding sequence ATGGCAGATTCAGCTGACGTTCCATGCAGTTACACAGACACTGACGCGGATGCCTCAATATCCAGACCAAAGGTTGATTTCAACCCTGTTCCGACGTATATACGAGACTCTTTGCTGGCAGCGAAAAGGCAACTAGTGGATGATCCCCCCAGGACCGGCGACGAGCATCAATGGTCGACCGCTTTTTCCACTCCCGTCGCTTCCGTCAACGTTTCAGCCCCTTATTCTCGATGCTTTGAAGATTCGGTCCTCCTTTCGAACTCGGGCATTCGCCCAGAAGACGTAAATGCCGCTGCGGAAGCTCCGTGGAACTGTGACCACTGTTTCGTCAAACACGCAGTGCAAGTGATTGGCAAAGACAACACTGACTTCATTCGTTACCGCCCCGTCCATGCAAACGCAGTCcaggagaacgcagagacgtcGGCGTTATCATGGAGCCCAACGTCAGCTGCATACATACCCACTTGCGTCGGTCCACATGATCAACCAGTTGATTCTGACAGTTCTTTCCAAGATGAAGTCACAAGGTTTGCGAGAAAATATGCAGAGCATCTGACGCTCCATCGACCGGATTCACGTTCGCCATCCCCCAAGGGTGTCCCGCTTTCTATGGTTGGTATCTTGTACACACAGCATCTCCTCTCCCGCCAACTAAATGTCCTCTTTATTGCTCAGCAAGCTGCTGCCGACTACACCAGTAATCTGTATCAGACAGCATCACGAGTAGTTCTCCTCAAGCGGACACCGCACCCCCAAGCGTCCATACCGGACGACAATGGAATCATTTATGCCAGTCTGGCCGAAACTATCAGGGAATCTTCCCacgaacaagagaaacgTTTTGCACGGTCAAAGGCAGGCATAACTGCCTTGGTCGCTAGTGAGTTAGATCTACTGCCGCCTCACACCAGTGTAGAACAGGAAGGCCCGGATCTGCAGAATCCGGAGAACGGACACAGACACGTGCATGTTGGGCAGCCTGTTGGAGGCTTAATTGAAGACAAAAAGCTGAGAACTCGGGACTACCAGGAAGGTCTCAAAacaaaagaggagacgccagCTTCCTGCGCCTTTGGAGAATGGGTGCATGAGAGGAAGCGTCTGAACGCCGAGTATGGTTGCTTTCGGAATTGTTGTATTTCTTGA